One Falsihalocynthiibacter arcticus DNA segment encodes these proteins:
- a CDS encoding DUF2007 domain-containing protein has translation MKELLKTNDPTVIAFAQALLQGEGIDCFEMDVNISVLEGSIGILPRRLMVRDRDHFMAQAILRDNDVPLGK, from the coding sequence ATGAAAGAGCTTTTAAAAACCAACGATCCAACCGTCATCGCGTTCGCGCAAGCCCTTCTTCAAGGAGAGGGTATAGACTGCTTTGAAATGGACGTAAATATTAGCGTGCTCGAAGGTTCCATAGGCATTTTGCCGCGCCGATTGATGGTTCGCGACCGAGATCACTTTATGGCACAGGCAATTTTGCGCGATAATGACGTTCCCCTAGGAAAATGA
- a CDS encoding thiamine pyrophosphate-binding protein — translation MKRHGGKILVDQLVAQGVERVFSVPGESFLAALDGLYESGIENHVCRQEGGAAMMAEAQGKLTGKPGIAFVTRGPGATNAAAGVHIARQDSTPMILFVGQIARGHRDREAFQEVDYRAVFGTLAKWVTEVDQIERLPEYISRAFHVATSGRPGPVVLALPEDMLSSIADVPDIAPIAPRLVGVADASISAIRTEIARAKRPLIILGGSKWSKQAAADIAQFATASDLPIAVDFRRQDYIDNRHPNYIGDLNVGINPALKTRLAEADLLVILGARLGDIATSGYTTIDPTNITTRIVHVHADPDSLGQVYRPDLALVADTSEVVAALAACPPITGPWSEWGAAARADYEAWLKPRTTPGDVKMEEVIAHLSEVLPEDAILTNGAGNYAAFLHRYFVYKQHGTQLAPTSGSMGYGFPAAISAAISFPEKTVVCLAGDGCFQMTCNEFSTAMQSGANVITIVANNGRYGTIRMHQEMHYPARVSGTNLINPDFAAFARAYGGHGEVVTKTEDFPAAFERARNCGTPAIIELKLDSEALAPGATLSEVRARAKA, via the coding sequence ATGAAACGTCACGGTGGAAAAATTCTCGTAGATCAACTGGTTGCCCAAGGTGTGGAGCGAGTTTTTTCTGTTCCGGGGGAAAGCTTTTTAGCCGCGCTGGATGGCCTGTACGAAAGCGGTATTGAAAACCACGTTTGCCGCCAAGAAGGCGGCGCTGCAATGATGGCCGAAGCGCAAGGTAAGCTCACAGGCAAGCCTGGAATCGCTTTCGTGACGCGCGGTCCAGGTGCGACGAATGCCGCAGCGGGCGTGCATATCGCGCGTCAAGATAGTACGCCGATGATCTTATTTGTCGGGCAAATCGCCCGAGGGCACCGCGATCGGGAAGCGTTTCAGGAAGTCGATTATAGGGCTGTTTTTGGGACACTCGCCAAATGGGTGACGGAGGTGGATCAAATCGAGCGCCTCCCCGAATACATCAGTCGCGCGTTTCATGTCGCAACCTCCGGACGGCCCGGCCCTGTGGTTCTGGCATTGCCCGAAGACATGCTCAGTTCGATTGCGGACGTTCCAGATATTGCCCCCATTGCCCCCCGTCTAGTCGGTGTAGCTGATGCGTCGATTTCGGCAATTCGAACTGAAATTGCCCGTGCCAAACGCCCTTTGATAATCCTCGGTGGTAGTAAATGGTCTAAGCAGGCCGCAGCCGATATCGCGCAGTTTGCAACGGCCTCCGACCTGCCTATTGCTGTTGATTTCCGTCGCCAAGATTACATCGACAACCGTCACCCAAACTATATTGGGGACTTGAACGTTGGCATCAATCCTGCGCTGAAAACACGCCTCGCCGAGGCAGATCTTTTGGTCATTCTCGGGGCGCGTTTAGGCGATATCGCGACCTCGGGGTATACAACAATTGATCCCACCAACATCACCACACGGATTGTGCATGTGCACGCTGATCCCGATAGTTTGGGACAGGTGTATCGCCCAGATTTGGCCTTGGTTGCGGACACTAGTGAAGTTGTTGCGGCCCTTGCGGCTTGCCCCCCGATTACGGGGCCTTGGAGTGAGTGGGGTGCAGCGGCTCGTGCCGATTATGAGGCATGGTTGAAGCCCAGAACGACGCCGGGGGACGTGAAAATGGAAGAGGTCATCGCGCATCTTTCTGAGGTTCTGCCTGAGGACGCAATCCTGACCAATGGCGCGGGCAATTATGCGGCCTTCCTGCACCGCTACTTTGTTTACAAACAGCACGGAACCCAACTGGCTCCAACTTCTGGGAGCATGGGGTATGGCTTTCCCGCAGCCATTTCCGCAGCGATTTCCTTTCCGGAAAAAACAGTTGTGTGCCTTGCAGGGGATGGATGTTTTCAGATGACCTGCAACGAGTTTTCAACAGCCATGCAGTCGGGCGCAAATGTCATCACGATTGTCGCCAATAACGGGCGGTATGGGACCATTCGGATGCATCAGGAAATGCACTATCCCGCGCGGGTTTCTGGAACGAATTTGATCAATCCAGATTTCGCCGCTTTTGCGCGCGCCTATGGCGGACACGGCGAAGTGGTTACAAAAACCGAGGATTTCCCCGCCGCCTTTGAGCGGGCACGAAACTGTGGAACTCCCGCCATTATCGAATTGAAACTTGACAGCGAAGCACTTGCCCCTGGAGCGACATTGAGTGAAGTCAGGGCGCGTGCAAAAGCTTAG
- a CDS encoding NAD(P)/FAD-dependent oxidoreductase, which produces MAEITVMGAGAFGLSVAYVCAKAGAKVQVVERASVGAGASGGVVGALAPHTPERWEAKKQFQFESLCMAPAFWRGVEEVSGFATGYGRVGRLQPINTARILELSHERHEAAKEFWHGEASWDVVKAEEHAGWAPESKTGYLVHDTLSARLHPRLATMALAKAVTKLGGEIILGKDVPQTPNTKIIWATGVAGLFAMAKEFDAPIGNGEKGQAALLGYDATGKNQLFSDGIYVVPHSNGTTAIGSTTERYFEDASATDDLLEDLIARAFTAFPMLAQAPVIERWARARPRSFTRAPMIGAYPGRPNNFIANGGFKIGFGMTPKLATTLADLVLNGNDTIPDHFRVEANLAG; this is translated from the coding sequence ATGGCAGAAATAACAGTAATGGGGGCGGGCGCGTTTGGCCTGTCTGTCGCCTATGTTTGTGCCAAGGCGGGCGCGAAAGTTCAAGTTGTTGAGCGGGCCTCGGTCGGGGCAGGGGCCAGCGGTGGCGTTGTCGGCGCCCTTGCGCCACATACGCCCGAGCGCTGGGAGGCCAAAAAACAGTTTCAATTCGAAAGCCTGTGTATGGCGCCCGCGTTTTGGCGCGGGGTCGAGGAGGTGTCTGGTTTTGCGACGGGCTATGGCCGCGTAGGACGCCTTCAGCCGATTAACACCGCCCGCATATTGGAGCTGTCCCATGAACGCCACGAGGCCGCCAAGGAGTTCTGGCACGGCGAGGCAAGCTGGGATGTGGTTAAGGCCGAAGAACATGCTGGCTGGGCACCGGAAAGCAAAACGGGGTACCTCGTGCATGATACGCTTTCCGCGCGCTTGCATCCGCGATTGGCGACCATGGCATTGGCAAAGGCGGTGACAAAACTTGGCGGCGAAATCATTCTTGGCAAAGACGTGCCGCAAACGCCCAATACGAAAATCATTTGGGCAACGGGCGTCGCGGGGCTTTTTGCGATGGCCAAAGAATTCGACGCCCCCATCGGCAATGGCGAAAAAGGCCAAGCGGCGCTTTTGGGATATGACGCCACAGGCAAGAACCAGCTGTTCTCAGATGGAATTTACGTTGTTCCCCATTCCAATGGAACAACCGCGATTGGCTCGACAACGGAGCGATATTTCGAAGACGCTAGCGCGACGGATGACTTGCTCGAAGACCTCATCGCGCGGGCATTTACTGCGTTTCCGATGCTAGCACAGGCTCCTGTGATTGAGCGTTGGGCCCGCGCGCGGCCACGCTCCTTTACCCGTGCGCCTATGATCGGTGCCTATCCCGGACGTCCGAATAATTTTATCGCAAACGGAGGGTTTAAAATTGGCTTTGGCATGACCCCAAAACTCGCGACAACTCTTGCCGATCTTGTTTTGAACGGGAACGATACAATCCCCGATCATTTCCGCGTTGAGGCCAATTTGGCGGGCTAG